The proteins below are encoded in one region of Pygocentrus nattereri isolate fPygNat1 chromosome 13, fPygNat1.pri, whole genome shotgun sequence:
- the prr12a gene encoding proline-rich protein 12 encodes MDRNYPGAGFGDLGAGAGWSYERSAKASLVYGSSRSSHPDSELLHRQAYATPHPLQGYATNHHPGSSGQGGAWGAAGRSLSLSGLFDAGLHHASPSGPDPSVMNLISALESRGPQPPPSASSLLSQFRTPSWQTAMHTPAPAELFISGALPGSGSFPSSSALSAYQHPASFSGRSFPGVTPSLSLQDTPTFSPTSNGLLSPHDPLLHIKTPSQSGLGFDRLLSSQGAAAAYRGSHDPSSGGGVTSAQASSAASASARHLQSHQFNLLSSQLQDQSSQLYSASVFSSTPAPPQPSSQERTVPRQDSVIKHYQRPSPAQATATTPHPLQHYLSCGVSGYQQAPHPRHAGLSCSPLGEHSPSSDHKPSPRTEQYRPIIQPSYGSSSSSSSGGPGKGSKSSSSSGYSSSGSGSSSRTPHTPPSASSASSSSSSSSSSSASAGARQSNSIPTSSSASASSRQQPPTQSVPHPPQTHSQPPPSTSNSSQQTLPKACLSGYGSPVAPVKSSSSLTGQTPPQQQPQSFSPSQPPPSHLSQSYGGFSSPQTHDLPSARTSGVGKGYGSLGSQSFSAESVYGADSGYGSLPPSLGGAGSPSMGYAASGHSPALLRSGASGGTASGSSNGGTTGTGGANSVGGGGGGGSYHIPDSSPSPSGNSGIIRPGLHSPAPSRPAQSPVGTGSNKYLSSVLSPSFLPSPQGFPDTRGARSQPFHPSAPPKTKSDTSILGVTESRPQQDEVDDDDFLIQHLLQAQSPTPQASHHHAQSHHSSQPTQQPSVLPPQDGNKGLFNEMSKSSEERYHLQSVIRTHSATSNAAVSGAGSGAGLDSQLEMSLKKQQQHQQQQHQQQHQQQQQQQQHKHQQQQQKSNRTVTEGGGRGSSDQAHSHPHHHHDSIGSVVHYGRGDPYSQHSIPQHPSSHHQHTPHTPTHTHLHAHSHMDLQKKSQESADMAYIRKTPDLQQHHHQHQQAHQQQQTPLHQSHQQQHQQQQQQQQQRQSQSQTLMDSPTDQSRQPPHLLQSVLSHTTRSKMDPQQQQHPVSQQALMEAASGVTSAAETHTQPQTSQLQLQLQTQALEAASHYGRSSQQQDQNHAKSTTVSSLDMLERSLSRTSSQEGGMVDDRAANEGSRGNSGGGTAGSVERHRSQDQQRLSSHHPSQHHTSELHSYLSEPDLGLSTPSHGVDHLSHHHHQPQQPPQAPQHPNSHHQHAHQQHPSQQSHHHLAQSASATAQQQEQPHPSQLDQQHQTDHHFDTRSSAVKSNQNQSQQSQRFVPLTSICFPDSLLPDEDRSFFPGMEDMFCPEEYKSSCPGGSGQGQDGVAQPQTGQEDMEGMKSTTEGGGDDTGASYDMLGPHGDQDYGQYCHDLSEADNGTMHLDLDSLKTHELPSTVNTEQLGLIQSQPPGLGIGNTGNVVEGSGAKLGSSGGSGSGTGGLTSPIFCSSRPKKLLKSSSFHLLKERPDPNSLPKKSYAQEYEFEDDEDKADVPADIRLNSRRLPDLIPDLVSSCRKSGGTMSPLMGDLDFGYPSLGPPPQLLPSDGPKKRGRKPTKPKREGPPRPRGRPRIRPLPEPHHSRSMMGECGTGYVPERGRGRGRGRGRGRRDESVMDMDVANKEQGHLYQQHMQQQSMHQQHQEPIKPIKIKLPIGTMSSSDALLRTDSLSGTDPALSDGSVGSAPSLGLSPGTPGVPDLNRPQDKSKSKSQEMEEKESEKTGFVASFLDFLKSGKRPGSSSGNGDSSPGKSGGICPISPAPPPPPAPAASSAYGDGEGDGGLSLGGCPSPCKRLDEELKRNLETLPSFSSDEEDSVGKNQDLQKSISSAISALYDTPQLSTTTMQPPSLPPPPPPPPPAPLTPTQHPPSLSPQTPSHMHTQPPSHAHAQAIEPTMLPREEQDDEIEEDKMKDEEEEQDREVEEKEPEMEMLTIPKVGDSPKEAPQAAAPSSLPPLFPSSPAPSSSPSPPPLPPLSLPSPLPQLEDNPSPVQKPPLQQTPPPSSPVAPSLPVLSPPAPPPAASPPPSTPPPPSPPPPPQPVPAPSSPEEPPAPQILPLHLAQKQSGAAIAGETDEDESESGGEGIFRERDEFVVRCEDIRTLKMALQTGREPPPIWRVQKALLQKFAPEIKDGQRQFCATSNYLGYFGDAKKRYQRLYVKFLENVNKKDYVRVCSRKPWHRPSVTLRRQSQSVPKIALPPNNQTPPRAMREDKDKEREKVKEKEQREAREKNNIRVKEQQERVAKMKEREEMKEKEKEKKTLPPPASQKTEKRSAAAERGKVKEERKAGGAERKTERAVKQQPIKVKAEPPPKKRRKWLKVPEVPSSSESDSSASEEEISVKAGLNTRAMREMYRSYVEMLVSTALDPDMIQALEDTEDELYLPPMRKIDSILSEQKRKLLKRVSMSSQHQEAIHTFPQITVEPQDSGVVRVKLGGECYNRKTLNRVKKNVPKPQDLKLSTETCRLYSLYHSLHHYKYHTFLICKKETNTIEQASEDPGQEEVVQQCMANQSWLDTLFNSFLELMTLSAKA; translated from the exons ATGGACAGAAATTACCCGGGAGCTGGCTTTGGGGATCTGGGCGCAGGAGCCGGATGGAGCTACGAGAGATCCGCCAAAGCGAG tttggTGTATGGCAGCTCCAGATCGTCACATCCAGACTCTGAACTCCTCCATCGCCAAGCCTACGCCACTCCTCACCCCCTACAGGGCTATGCAACCAATCACCACCCTGGCAGCTCTGGGCAGGGTGGAGCATGGGGGGCAGCTGGGAGGAGTCTGA GCTTATCGGGACTTTTTGATGCTGGTTTACATCATGCAAGTCCCTCAGGTCCAGATCCATCTGTAATGAACCTGATATCAGCTTTGGAATCCCGGGGTCCACAGCCACCTCCCTctgcctcctctctcctctcccagTTCCGCACTCCATCTTGGCAGACTG CAATGCACACACCTGCCCCTGCTGAACTTTTCATCTCTGGGGCCCTTCCTGGTTCTGGATCATTCCCATCTTCCTCTGCCTTATCAGCCTATCAACACCCAGCATCATTTTCTGGGCGCTCATTTCCTGGGGTAACCCCCTCACTTTCGCTACAGGACACTCCTACATTCAGCCCCACCTCCAATGGCTTGCTGTCGCCCCATGATCCTTTGCTGCACATCAAGACACCCTCTCAGTCAGGTTTGGGCTTCGATCGCCTGTTGTCATCTCAAGGTGCTGCTGCAGCATACCGTGGGAGCCATGATCCTAGTTCTGGTGGTGGTGTCACGAGTGCCCAAGCCTCCTCAGCAGCTTCAGCTTCTGCTCGCCATCTGCAGTCTCACCAGTTCAACTTGCTGTCTTCACAGCTTCAGGACCAGTCCTCACAGTTATACAGCGCATCTGTGTTTTCCTCTACTCCCGCTCCACCTCAGCCAAGCTCCCAAGAGCGGACCGTGCCACGACAAGACAGTGTCATTAAGCACTACCAGCGTCCCTCGCCAGCACAGGCAACTGCCACCACACCTCACCCCCTCCAGCACTACCTCAGTTGTGGAGTGTCTGGGTATCAGCAGGCCCCTCATCCTCGTCATGCTGGCCTCTCCTGCAGTCCACTAGGAGAGCACAGTCCTTCATCTGACCATAAGCCTTCCCCCAGAACGGAGCAGTACCGACCTATCATCCAGCCCTCTTATGGatcttcctcatcctcatctTCTGGTGGGCCAGGCAAGGGGTCAAAAAGCAGTTCTAGTAGTGGCTACTCTTCTTCCGGTTCTGGGTCTTCCTCCAGAACCCCCCATACACCACCTTCTGCATCTTCTGCTTCGTCTTCTTCCTCTTCgtcctcttcctcctcagcATCTGCAGGAGCTCGCCAATCTAACTCCATTCCAACCTCTAGCTCTGCTTCTGCATCCTCTCGGCAACAGCCACCGACCCAGTCTGTGCCTCATCCCCCACAAACACATTCCCAGCCCCCACCTAGCACTTCTAACTCCTCCCAGCAGACCCTACCCAAAGCTTGTCTATCAGGCTATGGCTCCCCAGTAGCTCCAGTCAAGTCATCCAGCAGTTTGACAGGCCAGACCCCTCCCCAGCAGCAGCCTCAGTCATTCTCCCCAAGCCAGCCTCCTCCATCACACTTATCTCAGTCATACGGAGGATTCAGTTCCCCACAGACACATGACTTGCCTTCAGCCAGGACCTCTGGGGTTGGGAAAGGATATGGGAGTCTGGGAAGCCAATCATTTTCAGCAGAATCCGTGTATGGGGCAGATTCAGGTTATGGGTCACTGCCTCCATCACTAGGGGGAGCTGGAAGTCCCTCAATGGGCTATGCTGCCTCAGGGCACTCTCCTGCACTCTTACGTTCAGGGGCAAGTGGAGGAACAGCTAGTGGTAGTAGCAATGGAGGTACTACTGGCACAGGAGGTGCAAATAGTgtggggggaggaggaggaggtggttCTTACCACATACCAGATTCCAGCCCATCTCCATCTGGCAACTCTGGAATCATACGTCCAGGCCTGCACTCTCCTGCTCCTTCACGACCTGCTCAATCACCCGTGGGAACAGGATCAAACAAATACCTGtcttctgtcctctctccctccttcttaCCCTCCCCACAGGGTTTTCCGGATACCCGGGGAGCTCGATCACAACCCTTCCACCCTTCTGCACCTCCAAAAACTAAGTCTGATACCAGCATACTTGGTGTAACTGAGTCTCGGCCACAACAGGATGAAgtagatgatgatgattttctAATCCAGCATCTACTTCAGGCTCAAAGTCCTACTCCTCAAGCATCCCATCATCATGCTCAGAGCCATCATTCCTCACAGCCTACCCAACAGCCTTCAGTTCTTCCACCCCAGGATGGAAACAAGGGGTTGTTTAATGAGATGAGCAAGAGCTCAGAGGAGCGATACCATCTTCAAAGTGTTATTCGAACTCACAGTGCCACTTCTAATGCTGCGGTGTCTGGAGCAGGGAGTGGAGCGGGCCTGGACAGTCAGTTGGAGATGTCTCTaaagaaacagcagcagcatcaacagcagcagcaccaaCAGCAGCatcaacagcaacagcaacaacaacaacacaaacatcaacaacagcaacagaagAGCAACAGAACTGTCACAGAAGGAGGAGGACGAGGGAGCTCTGATCAAGCCCATTCCCATCCACATCATCACCATGACTCAATAGGGTCAGTTGTCCATTATGGTCGCGGCGACCCTTATTCCCAGCACTCCATTCCTCAGCATCCCTCCTCTCACCATCAGCATACACCTCACACTCCTACACATACTCACCTGCATGCTCACTCCCACATGGATCTTCAGAAGAAGTCTCAAGAATCTGCAGATATGGCTTACATTCGCAAAACACCTGACCTTCAGCAGCAtcaccaccaacaccaacagGCACATCAGCAACAACAAACCCCACTTCATCAGTCTCATCAACAGCAGcaccaacaacagcagcaacaacaacagcagcgaCAGTCTCAGTCCCAGACCCTAATGGATTCTCCAACAGACCAGTCCCGCCAGCCTCCTCACCTGCTACAGTCAGTGCTCTCACACACCACCCGCAGCAAAATGGATCCTCAGCAACAGCAGCACCCTGTCAGCCAGCAGGCTTTGATGGAAGCAGCCAGTGGAGTTACATCAGCAGCAGAGACCCATACACAGCCCCAAACATCTCAGCTACAGCTTCAGCTGCAGACTCAAGCTTTGGAAGCTGCTAGTCACTATGGTCGTAGctcccagcagcaggaccagaACCATGCAAAATCTACCACAGTGTCCTCTTTGGACATGCTGGAGCGTTCTCTTTCTCGGACATCAAGTCAGGAGGGAGGAATGGTGGATGACAGAGCAGCAAATGAGGGAAGCAGAGGCAATTCTGGAGGTGGAACTGCAGGAAGTGTTGAGAGACACAGATCACAGGATCAACAGAGACTTTCATCTCACCATCCTTCGCAGCACCACACCTCTGAGTTACATTCATATCTCTCTGAGCCAGATTTAGGCTTATCTACCCCTTCCCATGGGGTAGATCATCtttcccaccaccaccatcagccACAGCAACCACCTCAAGCTCCTCAACACCCTAATTCCCACCACCAACATGCTCACCAACAGCATCCTTCTCAACAGAGCCATCATCACCTTGCTCAGTCAGCCTCTGCAACTGCACAGCAACAAGAGCAGCCTCACCCTTCTCAGCTTGACCAGCAGCATCAAACAGACCATCACTTTGACACCAGGAGCTCAGCAGTGAAGTCAAACCAGAATCAGTCCCAGCAGAGCCAGAGGTTTGTTCCGTTAACATCCATCTGTTTCCCAGACTCGCTGCTACCAGACGAAGACCGTTCATTCTTTCCTGGAATGGAGGACATGTTCTGCCCAGAGGAGTACAAGTCTAGCTGTCCTGGAGGATCAGGGCAGGGTCAAGATGGAGTTGCCCAACCTCAGACAGGACAAGAAGACATGGAGGGCATGAAATCAACCACAGAAGGTGGAGGAGATGATACAGGTGCAAGCTATGACATGCTTGGCCCCCATGGTGACCAAGATTATGGACAATATTGCCATGATCTTTCTGAAGCTGACAATGGAACCATGCATCTGGACCTCGACTCATTGAAGACTCACGAGCTCCCATCTACAGTCAATACAGAACAGCTTGGACTGATCCAATCTCAGCCACCTGGGCTTGGAATAGGAAATACTGGGAATGTTGTGGAAGGTTCTGGTGCCAAGCTGGGAAgttctggaggttctggatctGGAACAGGAGGGCTCACCTCACCAATTTTTTGCTCGTCTCGTCCCAAAAAGCTTTTAAAGTCCAGTTCCTTCCATTTGTTGAAGGAGAGACCTGATCCTAATTCCCTTCCCAAAAAGAGCTATGCACAGGAGTATGAATTTGAAGATGATGAAGACAAGGCTGATGTTCCTGCTGACATTCGACTGAATAGCAGAAGACTTCCTGACCTGATTCCAGACCTTGTATCCAGTTGTCGGAAGTCTGGTGGAACTATGAGCCCTCTAATGGGTGACCTGGATTTTGGATATCCCTCTCTTGGTCCTCCTCCGCAATTGCTGCCCAGTGATGGACcgaaaaagagaggaaggaagCCCACAAAGCCCAAGCGAGAAGGACCCCCAAGGCCTCGTGGCCGGCCACGTATACGCCCTTTGCCAGAGCCCCATCACTCCAGGAGTATGATGGGAGAGTGTGGAACAGGATATGTTCCTGAGAGAGGCAGGggcagaggcagaggcagaggaagaggaaggcGAGATGAATCTGTGATGGACATGGATGTAGCCAACAAGGAACAGGGTCATCTATATCAACAGCACATGCAACAACAGTCAATGCATCAACAGCACCAAGAGCCAATCAAACCAATTAAG ATAAAACTTCCTATTGGTACCATGTCATCTTCTGATGCCCTGTTGCGGACAGATTCTTTGTCTGGTACTGATCCGGCCCTCTCAGATGGTTCTGTGGGCTCTGCTCCTTCTTTGGGTCTGAGCCCAGGGACACCAGGAGTGCCTGATTTAAACAGACCTCAAGACAAGAGTAAATCCAAATCTCAagag ATGGAAGAAAAGGAGTCTGAGAAGACTGGCTTTGTGGCTTCTTTTTTGGATTTTCTAAAATCTGGGAAAAGGCCGGGGAGCAGCTCTGGGAACGGTGATTCATCTCCAGGGAAAAGTGGAGGTATTTGTCCCATATCCCCTGCACCACCTCCTCCACCAGCTCCTGCAGCTTCATCTGCTTATGGGGATGGTGAAGGTGATGGGGGTCTGTCGCTGGGTGGATGCCCAAGCCCTTGCAAGCGCTTGGATGAAGAGTTGAAGAGAAACCTGGAGACTCTTCCATCCTTTTCTTCGGATGAAGAAGACTCTGTGGGAAAGAACCAGGATCTGCAAAAGAGCATCTCCTCTGCCATCTCTGCCCTGTATGACACTCCACAACTCAGCACCACCACAATGcagcctccctccctccccccacctcctcctccacctcctcctgcaCCACTGACACCAACACAACACCCACCTTCTCTGAGCCCACAAACCCCatcacatatgcacacacagccTCCTTCACATGCGCACGCACAGGCCATCGAGCCGACTATGTTACCGAGAGAGGAGCAGGACGACGAGATTGAAGAGGACAAAATgaaagatgaagaagaggagCAAGATAGAGAAGTTGAGGAGAAGGAGCCAGAAATGGAGATGCTGACTATTCCAAAAGTAGGAG ACTCGCCTAAAGAAGCTCCTCAGGCAGCAGCCCCCTCTTCCCTTCCACCTCTGTTCCCTTCCTCCCCTGCACCTTCATCTTCTCCCTCtccacctcctcttcctcccctctccctcccgtCACCTCTTCCTCAGCTGGAGGACAACCCATCTCCTGTGCAGAAACCTCCACTGCAGCAAACTCCGCCTCCATCCAGCCCTGTCGCTCCTTCTCTACctgtcctctctcctcctgCTCCACCTCCTGCAGCCTCCCCTCCACCTTCTACTCCTCCACCCCCAAgccctcctccacctccacagCCCGTACCGGCGCCCTCCTCCCCAGAGGAGCCCCCAGCACCACAAATCCTGCCGTTACACCTGGCGCAGAAACAGAGTGGCGCTGCCATCGCAGGAGAGACTGATGAGGATGAGAGCGAGAGTGGAGGAGAGGGCATTttcagagagagggatgagTTTGTGGTACGGTGCGAGGACATCAGGACACTCAAG ATGGCCCTGCAGACAGGGCGGGAGCCCCCTCCCATCTGGCGTGTTCAGAAAGCCCTGCTGCAGAAGTTTGCACCAGAGATCaaagatggacagagacagtTCTGCGCCACTAGCAAT TATCTCGGTTATTTTGGTGATGCTAAAAAACGGTACCAACGGCTATATGTGAAGTTCCTGGAGAACGTGAATAAGAAGGACTACGTAAGGGTTTGTTCGCGCAAGCCTTGGCACAGACCCTCTGTAACACTCAG ACGCCAGTCACAGTCAGTCCCGAAGATAGCCCTGCCCCCTAACAACCAGACTCCGCCTCGTGCCATGAGAGAAGACAAGGACAAAGAGCgggaaaaagtgaaagagaaggaaCAGCGTGAGGCCAGAGAGAAGAACAACATCAGGGTGAAAGAGCAGCAGGAACGCGTGGCCAAAATGAAGGAGCGAGAAGAgatgaaggagaaggagaaagaaaagaaaacgcTGCCTCCTCCGGCGTCTCAGAAGACAGAGAAACGGTCAGCAGCAGCGGAACGAGGGAAggtgaaagaggagagaaaggccGGAGGAGCCGAGCGGAAGACTGAGCGTGCCGTGAAGCAGCAGCCCATAAAGGTGAAAGCAGAACCTCCGccaaagaagaggaggaagtgGCTGAAGGTGCCTGAAGTTCCCTCATCATCGGAATCCGACTCCTCAGCCAGCGAGGAAGAGA TCTCTGTGAAAGCAGGCCTGAACACTCGTGCGATGCGGGAGATGTACCGAAGCTATGTGGAAATGCTGGTCAGTACAGCCCTGGATCCAGACATGATCCAAGCGCTAGAGGACACTGAAG ATGAACTGTACCTCCCTCCAATGCGTAAAATCGACAGCATACTCAGTGAGCAGAAGAGGAAGCTTCTGAAGCGGGTCAGCATGAGCTCCCAACACCAG GAGGCCATACACACCTTTCCCCAGATAACAGTGGAGCCCCAGGACTCTGGAGTAGTGAGGGTGAAGCTGGGTGGGGAGTGCTACAACCGGAAAACCCTGAACCGCGTCAAAAAGAATGTACCCAAACCACAG GACCTCAAGCTGTCAACAGAGACGTGTCGACTCTACAGTCTCTACCATTCTCTGCATCATTACAAATATCACACTTTCTTAATCTGTAAGAAAGAG ACGAACACTATAGAACAGGCCTCAGAAGATCCTGGGCAGGAGGAGGTTGTTCAGCAGTGCATGGCCAATCAGAGCTGGCTGGACACGCTTTTCAACTCCTTCCTAGAGCTGATGACCCTCAGTGCCAAAGCCTGA